A genomic region of Arachis hypogaea cultivar Tifrunner chromosome 5, arahy.Tifrunner.gnm2.J5K5, whole genome shotgun sequence contains the following coding sequences:
- the LOC112800063 gene encoding protein FAR1-RELATED SEQUENCE 5-like isoform X1 produces MSLSKSAMDVDSEPLSSQDNVEDPMMTSVEENVNCTCDCGGSSSKCVTVTADDIINQTFETLDAAYNLYVRYARCLGFGVRKGDTARGKDGTQRRRRFFCSKEGKRAEKYISSLSRKREHRALTRTSCEAMLAVYLDTKTSTWRVKKLVEKHNHDLVPQCLVHLIPNHRGLTEPQKAQANTMHDHGLPTSKIMGLMVGQAGGYANVGFTKKDLDNHFQRARRAMLIGGDSNATISYLLGKADVDPMAMTRYSATDEGRLANLFWADGICRSDYQCFGDVLAFDTTYRKNKYRRPLVIFSGCNHHRQTCIFGFALVEDERTATYTWLLQNFLEVMLNKSPSVVVTDGDEAMKAAIREIFPDATHRLCGWHIQKNVTANIKNKNFSNDFRRCLYAPWHPEEFEEYWENMIKKYGLEENEWVLSEYEKRKSWASAYLRDKFCAGFRTTSRCEAINNFIKRFIGIRQSLLELVQNLEHALRDYRNNELVSQFKTLYGEPVLTTGLEALELSAANFYTREILGDVKKEIQGVVALDVINEENISTTVVLKVKECDRRQHTYNVLYDRNTEHMECECSRWSSEGIPCRHMFCAMKRVGLQKLPDSLLLRRWSKDAKKYLDESSAGGTTQDREREFLMRYGALSVAATWMVFLGAQDGPSFHDTMNEVYRWTQTLEQKSDLKRQTTDSTTPNFVGDPSVVKTKGAPKGKKERGKRRCTKCNSAGHVKNKCPMRNDDDNLGDKTGNGAQASFGTKEKLPKDPMAFQETLAVPNTEVNVPVQQESGLGDSGLINGHENPIPPYGSHQWLLQVVQQGHYSKFNGMQ; encoded by the coding sequence AGTGCAATGGATGTTGACTCGGAACCACTCAGTTCACAAGACAACGTCGAAGATCCCATGATGACTAGTGTGGAAGAAAATGTTAACTGCACTTGTGATTGTGGTGGCAGCAGTAGTAAGTGTGTGACTGTGACGGCCGATGATATTATAAACCAGACTTTTGAAACATTAGATGCAGCTTATAACTTGTATGTACGTTATGCGAGGTGTCTCGGGTTTGGAGTTCGCAAGGGTGATACAGCACGTGGAAAAGATGGAACACAGCGCAGAAGGAGGTTTTTTTGCAGCAAGGAAGGAAAGAGAGCCGAGAAATACATATCTAGTTTGAGTAGGAAGCGGGAGCATAGAGCGCTGACTCGCACTAGTTGTGAAGCCATGCTTGCGGTGTATCTTGACACTAAAACTTCGACTTGGAGGGTTAAAAAATTAGTTGAGAAGCACAACCACGATCTTGTCCCACAATGCTTGGTACACCTAATTCCAAACCACCGAGGGTTGACTGAGCCACAAAAAGCTCAGGCGAATACCATGCATGATCATGGTCTTCCAACCTCTAAAATAATGGGACTAATGGTAGGCCAAGCCGGTGGTTATGCCAATGTCGGGTTCACAAAGAAGGACCTAGATAATCACTTTCAAAGAGCTCGTCGTGCAATgctcattggtggggattccaatGCGACGATTAGCTATCTACTTGGGAAAGCAGATGTCGACCCGATGGCCATGACAAGGTACAGTGCTACTGATGAAGGTCGGCTGGCAAATTTATTTTGGGCAGATGGCATTTGTAGGTCCGATTATCAGTGCTTTGGAGATGTGCTTGCATTCGATACAACCTACCGGAAGAATAAGTACAGAAGGCCCTTGGTAATCTTCTCAGGTTGTAACCATCATCGCCAAACATGTATATTTGGTTTTGCCTTGGTAGAGGACGAACGGACTGCAACATATACGTGGTTGTTGCAAAACTTTCTAGAAGTCATGCTGAACAAGTCTCCTAGTGTTGTGGTCACAGACGGTGATGAAGCAATGAAGGCAGCAATTCGAGAAATCTTCCCAGATGCAACTCACCGATTATGTGGTTGGCACATTCAGAAGAATGTAACGGcaaacataaaaaacaaaaatttttccaACGACTTCAGAAGATGTTTGTATGCTCCATGGCATCcggaagaatttgaagaatattgggagaatatgataaaaaaatatgggTTGGAGGAAAATGAATGGGTTCTGAGTGAATATGAGAAGAGGAAAAGTTGGGCAAGCGCTTACTTGAGGGATAAATTCTGTGCTGGATTTAGAACAACATCAAGGTGTGAGGCGATAAACAACTTCATTAAGAGGTTTATTGGCATTCGCCAAAGTCTTCTAGAGTTGGTCCAAAATCTTGAACATGCTCTTAGGGACTATAGAAACAATGAATTAGTTTCTCAATTTAAGACGCTGTATGGGGAGCCCGTTCTAACTACTGGGCTAGAAGCGTTGGAGCTTTCTGCTGCCAATTTTTACACTAGGGAGATTCTTGGAGATGTAAAAAAGGAGATTCAAGGAGTAGTCGCATTAGATGTAATAAATGAGGAAAACATATCAACCACTGTTGTGTTAAAAGTTAAGGAGTGTGACAGGAGACAACATACTTATAACGTACTTTACGATCGCAATACTGAGCATATGGAGTGTGAATGTAGTCGGTGGAGTAGTGAAGGCATTCCTTGCAGGCACATGTTTTGTGCAATGAAAAGGGTAGGTTTACAGAAGTTGCCAGATAGTCTTCTTTTGAGAAGATGGTCGAAGGATGCCAAGAAGTATCTGGATGAAAGTTCTGCTGGAGGCACTACGCAAGACagagaaagagaatttttgaTGCGCTATGGCGCATTGTCAGTGGCAGCTACGTGGATGGTATTCTTAGGAGCTCAAGATGGTCCTTCTTTCCATGACACTATGAATGAAGTATATCGTTGGACCCAAACACTAGAACAAAAATCTGACTTGAAAAGACAAACAACAGATTCTACCACGCCAAACTTTGTTGGTGACCCTTCGGTGGTCAAGACAAAAGGAGCACCCAAGGGGAAAAAGGAGAGGGGTAAACGGAGGTGCACTAAATGCAACAGTGCTGGTCATGTAAAGAATAAATGTCCTATGAGGAATGATGATGACAATTTGGGGGATAAGACTGGTAATGGCGCGCAAGCTAGCTTTGGTACCAAGGAG
- the LOC112800063 gene encoding protein FAR1-RELATED SEQUENCE 5-like isoform X2, which translates to MSLSKSAMDVDSEPLSSQDNVEDPMMTSVEENVNCTCDCGGSSSKCVTVTADDIINQTFETLDAAYNLYVRYARCLGFGVRKGDTARGKDGTQRRRRFFCSKEGKRAEKYISSLSRKREHRALTRTSCEAMLAVYLDTKTSTWRVKKLVEKHNHDLVPQCLVHLIPNHRGLTEPQKAQANTMHDHGLPTSKIMGLMVGQAGGYANVGFTKKDLDNHFQRARRAMLIGGDSNATISYLLGKADVDPMAMTRYSATDEGRLANLFWADGICRSDYQCFGDVLAFDTTYRKNKYRRPLVIFSGCNHHRQTCIFGFALVEDERTATYTWLLQNFLEVMLNKSPSVVVTDGDEAMKAAIREIFPDATHRLCGWHIQKNVTANIKNKNFSNDFRRCLYAPWHPEEFEEYWENMIKKYGLEENEWVLSEYEKRKSWASAYLRDKFCAGFRTTSRCEAINNFIKRFIGIRQSLLELVQNLEHALRDYRNNELVSQFKTLYGEPVLTTGLEALELSAANFYTREILGDVKKEIQGVVALDVINEENISTTVVLKVKECDRRQHTYNVLYDRNTEHMECECSRWSSEGIPCRHMFCAMKRVGLQKLPDSLLLRRWSKDAKKYLDESSAGGTTQDREREFLMRYGALSVAATWMVFLGAQDGPSFHDTMNEVYRWTQTLEQKSDLKRQTTDSTTPNFVGDPSVVKTKGAPKGKKERGKRRCTKCNSAGHVKNKCPMRNDDDNLGDKTGNGAQASFGTKELPKDPMAFQETLAVPNTEVNVPVQQESGLGDSGLINGHENPIPPYGSHQWLLQVVQQGHYSKFNGMQ; encoded by the coding sequence AGTGCAATGGATGTTGACTCGGAACCACTCAGTTCACAAGACAACGTCGAAGATCCCATGATGACTAGTGTGGAAGAAAATGTTAACTGCACTTGTGATTGTGGTGGCAGCAGTAGTAAGTGTGTGACTGTGACGGCCGATGATATTATAAACCAGACTTTTGAAACATTAGATGCAGCTTATAACTTGTATGTACGTTATGCGAGGTGTCTCGGGTTTGGAGTTCGCAAGGGTGATACAGCACGTGGAAAAGATGGAACACAGCGCAGAAGGAGGTTTTTTTGCAGCAAGGAAGGAAAGAGAGCCGAGAAATACATATCTAGTTTGAGTAGGAAGCGGGAGCATAGAGCGCTGACTCGCACTAGTTGTGAAGCCATGCTTGCGGTGTATCTTGACACTAAAACTTCGACTTGGAGGGTTAAAAAATTAGTTGAGAAGCACAACCACGATCTTGTCCCACAATGCTTGGTACACCTAATTCCAAACCACCGAGGGTTGACTGAGCCACAAAAAGCTCAGGCGAATACCATGCATGATCATGGTCTTCCAACCTCTAAAATAATGGGACTAATGGTAGGCCAAGCCGGTGGTTATGCCAATGTCGGGTTCACAAAGAAGGACCTAGATAATCACTTTCAAAGAGCTCGTCGTGCAATgctcattggtggggattccaatGCGACGATTAGCTATCTACTTGGGAAAGCAGATGTCGACCCGATGGCCATGACAAGGTACAGTGCTACTGATGAAGGTCGGCTGGCAAATTTATTTTGGGCAGATGGCATTTGTAGGTCCGATTATCAGTGCTTTGGAGATGTGCTTGCATTCGATACAACCTACCGGAAGAATAAGTACAGAAGGCCCTTGGTAATCTTCTCAGGTTGTAACCATCATCGCCAAACATGTATATTTGGTTTTGCCTTGGTAGAGGACGAACGGACTGCAACATATACGTGGTTGTTGCAAAACTTTCTAGAAGTCATGCTGAACAAGTCTCCTAGTGTTGTGGTCACAGACGGTGATGAAGCAATGAAGGCAGCAATTCGAGAAATCTTCCCAGATGCAACTCACCGATTATGTGGTTGGCACATTCAGAAGAATGTAACGGcaaacataaaaaacaaaaatttttccaACGACTTCAGAAGATGTTTGTATGCTCCATGGCATCcggaagaatttgaagaatattgggagaatatgataaaaaaatatgggTTGGAGGAAAATGAATGGGTTCTGAGTGAATATGAGAAGAGGAAAAGTTGGGCAAGCGCTTACTTGAGGGATAAATTCTGTGCTGGATTTAGAACAACATCAAGGTGTGAGGCGATAAACAACTTCATTAAGAGGTTTATTGGCATTCGCCAAAGTCTTCTAGAGTTGGTCCAAAATCTTGAACATGCTCTTAGGGACTATAGAAACAATGAATTAGTTTCTCAATTTAAGACGCTGTATGGGGAGCCCGTTCTAACTACTGGGCTAGAAGCGTTGGAGCTTTCTGCTGCCAATTTTTACACTAGGGAGATTCTTGGAGATGTAAAAAAGGAGATTCAAGGAGTAGTCGCATTAGATGTAATAAATGAGGAAAACATATCAACCACTGTTGTGTTAAAAGTTAAGGAGTGTGACAGGAGACAACATACTTATAACGTACTTTACGATCGCAATACTGAGCATATGGAGTGTGAATGTAGTCGGTGGAGTAGTGAAGGCATTCCTTGCAGGCACATGTTTTGTGCAATGAAAAGGGTAGGTTTACAGAAGTTGCCAGATAGTCTTCTTTTGAGAAGATGGTCGAAGGATGCCAAGAAGTATCTGGATGAAAGTTCTGCTGGAGGCACTACGCAAGACagagaaagagaatttttgaTGCGCTATGGCGCATTGTCAGTGGCAGCTACGTGGATGGTATTCTTAGGAGCTCAAGATGGTCCTTCTTTCCATGACACTATGAATGAAGTATATCGTTGGACCCAAACACTAGAACAAAAATCTGACTTGAAAAGACAAACAACAGATTCTACCACGCCAAACTTTGTTGGTGACCCTTCGGTGGTCAAGACAAAAGGAGCACCCAAGGGGAAAAAGGAGAGGGGTAAACGGAGGTGCACTAAATGCAACAGTGCTGGTCATGTAAAGAATAAATGTCCTATGAGGAATGATGATGACAATTTGGGGGATAAGACTGGTAATGGCGCGCAAGCTAGCTTTGGTACCAAGGAG